Genomic window (Rosa chinensis cultivar Old Blush chromosome 6, RchiOBHm-V2, whole genome shotgun sequence):
CAAATTGATAATGTCATCAGGCGTACTCTTACCGGAAGGTTCTTCCGATACTTTCTAAAGCCTATCATGCCATTGCTTTTGATTGGTTAGGTAAGATCATAGCTTTCGCTTTGTCCTCAATTGTAGTTGACATTGTTAATTTTATAGCATTTGTTTATCATTTCACGTCACATTGAATCTCTCATTCAACTGAGTACAGCATGCTAAGCTTGAAATGTTCCTGCCTGTTTCCCTTTCAATTCCAGGCTTTGGATTTTCAGATAAACCACAACCCAAGTATGGCTTTGACTATACTCTCAACggtaatttcttttggtcttAGATTCCTAAAGAGGGCACATAAAAGCTAATTGTTAGTATCTGCTACTACAAGTATTTAGAGAACTAATTCGATGTCCAAGAAAACAAAACTCTTGTTTATGTCAAGTTCTGCCGTGGCTTGCAGAGTATGTGACATCCTTGGAGTCCTTTATCAATGAAGTTGCTGTTGGAAAGGTCTCACTCGTTGTCCAGgtattttattttctgcagtaTAAGCAAGAATATACGAGTCAAATTTATCATTGCATGATACGAAACTAAAAAGAACTTTTGATTTTTCATGTGCTTCTCAGGGATACTTTGCACCGGCAGCTGTTAAATATGCCAGCACTCATCAGGAAAAGATTGACAACATAATACTCTTAAATCCCCCTGTATGTACTCTCCAGAATTTTTCCATTcattttctatgttttcttttcaaaaCTCTTGTTCCGTTGTTTTGAGTAATCTATAAGATCCTTATTATCCTCATCTTTATTATAGCTAACAGAAAAGCATGCAAACCTTCCCTCAACCTTGTCCATATTCAGCAACTTTTTGTTAGGTGAAATCTTCTCTCAGGTATGAAGGCTGTTGTATAACTCCTTACCTGATCTGACATGTTTGTTGGCTTAAAATTTGTGTGCATGTTTGTGCTGGCATAATGTGATCGTGCTTCTTTCTGTGCTCAACTAGGATCCTCTAAGGGCAAGTGATAAAACCTTGACAAGTTGTGGACCTTATCAAATGAAAGAGGATGATGCCATGGTTTATAGAAATCCTTACCTCACATCTGGAGCTTCTGGTTTTGCATTAAATGCAATCAGTAGGGACATGAAGAAAGAGTTGAAGGTGAACCCTTCTTCTACTTGCATGTTACTTTTACAGCCTATCAGAGTATACTTTTCTTCTGTTAGAGTGACTGAGCTGCTGCTCATGATGTTTCTTGTGCTGTTTTACATGGCAGAAATATGTGGAAGAAATGAGGACAATGCTAACAGATGAAAATTGGAAAGTTCCAACTACAATATGTTGGGGCAAAAGAGACCGCTGGTTGACTTATGATGGAGTGGAAGATTTCTGCAAGGATTCAAAGCATAAGCTTATAGAAATTCCAATGGTACTGTTCGCGTTACATACACATAGTGCTCAACACATACTGATAAAATTCCTAATGTTTCTATATTTGCCTAGTTCGATTGTTTGAGGGAGGTCAGTTTTGAGAACTCACACAATTAGTTTGCTGGGATTTGCAGGCAGGCCATCACGTCCAGGAGGATCGTGGTGAAGAACTTGGACAAATCATTTACGAAATTATCAGAAAAAGGCGATTTGGTTTATGATACTCTGTCAtttcttatttttaatttttcttaattGAAAGAACATCATATCATTTTCTTTGATTCAGATCGAATAGAGAGTTGAGAATTTGAGAGAATAAAGTTTCAAGAAGCTTTTGTTTCCCAGAAAATGGGAATGCCCCTCATGGAACAATATTAATGTAAATTTGTCTCCTCCTCAAAAATAACCAAGACTACAATGATTGGATGATTTAATACAGAACTGAAATGTGTATTGAATAAATTGTAAAAATAAATGGATAATCCAATTACAAGCTTATGTGACTGCAGCACTGTATACATTGATTAATGTTAGCAGAGAAACAAAAGGTATTCAAACGTTGTGTTAGTAATGAATAATCTAGAATGTTAAAGGTCGTATATATTTTGGAAGCTGCTTTATTTTGACCATATTCTGTATGCTGTGAATGGTCGTAAAATGAATCTCTTTGTGATAAAAATGGTCGAGTTTGGCTGATAAGCACTATTATTTACTCTGCTGTGGTGGCTTCTGGTATGGATCAACCCAACAATTATCTTCTCTAATTGCCTTTTTCCATCTGCTTTTGAAAATTTCGAGTTCAACAAATGATAGCTTCCTCACCTGCACGAATCAGATATGCAAGACCAATGAATTAAAGAGTGCTTAACCAAAGAACTATTTTTGCAGAAAAAAATGTAATGATTCTTACCTCAGTTCTAGGGTCAGATGGAGATGACTTCGATGGTGCCTGCAAATTCAGAATTATCAAACAGAACTGAGAATAGTGTAAATAATATGCAACACATTAGTTTTGATTATATACCAGTTGTTTTGAAGTAGACATATTTTTAGCAGCTTGATCTTGTTCTTCAGCATTTGTCTGCATTGTTGATGATTCGTTAGTGAAGAGTAGTTGATTTTAATTTCATAAGGGTTTCCAACATATAATTAAAGGTTTAGGCTTCTAACTTTGTTTGCTGCAGAACCCCCTAGTGTAGGAAGACCGTAATGAACAATGTACTCAGAATCAACAATTCCGATATTTTGGGTTCGATCACCCTGTCAAGCATTTCTTCAAACATAAGAAATATgtggaagaggaagatgaagagaaaaatgcaGTTCAGATAGGAAGGAGGAAACTACCTTTGCACAATAACCAAGCTGAAAATCCAAGCCCCATGCATGAACCAAGTCATTCTGTTACAATATCAGGACAGAAACATTAAGAAATCAGATCTtcagtataattttttttttttaagtaattaaTAATCTAATATCCCGTTTATTAAGTTATTAACCAACATTATATTAGTGAGCTCAGAAAGTACATCTAGCTTAACAAACGTATGCTCAACCCATATCTACTTGTATCGCTAACCAATATGAAAAGTAAAACATTGCTATGAAGTGAGATAAATTAGTGAAGAAGCTACTCCCTGATCTTGTAAATCAGCAATCTGAAATTCTGAATGTTTTAGAAATTTAGTAAGGAAGCTGTACCTGAATCATATGCCACACACAGCGCCAGGATGCTCTTGAAAAAACAGGAGCCATCATTTCAACAAACCTGCCATATCATATGCCAGTATATATTGTCAATTCTAACTTCAAATGCATATGTACGTTACTACTTACTAAATATGTATTATTTGCGTGATATCATGAGAACTTCAGCTTCCTACCCTGTGCATGGAGGATCTGTGCTATTTTCATTGCAACGCCTTCCACCACCAATTGTCTTGTTTATCTTCCTGTTAATTCAACACCAAGACACGATGTAGATAGAAATTCAACACATATTAAAGAGAAAAATCTGATGAGTAGAATAAGACGATAACACTTGGATCATAAGTATCATTAGGAGTTTAGGACTGCGGATTAATCAGATCCCTGATACTGTGTGATAAAAATCTCCATAGTATATTTTAAAAAGATAGAATACCTATGTATTTCTGATCTCTTGTCTCTTGCTGTAAAATCATGATGCACCTCCGAGTTGTCAGGATCAAGTCCTGGCTGTGAAATTTCAAGCCCCTCTTTTCTAATAATTGATAGATATCTGCATAGAAGAAATCAAGATGCAGAATGTTAGTCTTCCTATTTCTAGACATAAGTGcatatataaaacataaataagcaGATGCAAGCACATGTACCTTCCAACATTAAAGTTTTCGATTCCAAGGTCTTCATCCCAAAGGAAGATGAATGCATACTCAGAAACAATATCTGGGTGTAAGAATCGCTTTGCATACCACCTAAGTGAAAGAAAGATACCTAACCATGTTATTTGAACTGGCAATGCACATCCAAGGAAGTACCAATATCAAATTACAATTGTCGATAGGGAAGCATTACCACTTGGTTTGATTCATGGCAGATACATGTATGGCCCGACCACTCCATTCCAAATCCCTCCAGTCATTTACATTACCATCATAATGAAATAGCATCACGACGAAATCGCTGGATAGAAACTGTACAAGTAGAAATTGTACCCAATGAACTCAAAcatacaaaaattgaaaatagtgCATGACAAACAATTTGGTTACTGCACCTTCTTTACAATTTTGTTTACACAGTCTTTTTGCTTGATTCCAACTGCAATGGCCAATAAGTTTGTTGATGACTTTGGTTTCTAAACAAAAGGAATGAGGATCATATATTATCATTGCATTCAAATATCACCAGAAAGCAACGAAATTTGTAGTAATCACAACCCTATTTAAATCTAAGTAGCAGATTTTTCAGGCCTATAAATATCAGTACACCTTTTGAGTTCGGGGTCCCCATAGTGGTTGCATTACAAAGTCAGATGTCTTGGAAACAATTCCTTTAGGTAATGCCTCAATTCCCTCAGGTCTGCATTGAGCCTATATATGAACATATTACAACATCAATCAAGTAATTTAGAACATCAGCCATTTATATAAAATTGAATGCCATAGAAACAAACCTCGCAATTTTTAGATATTGCATTGTGCATAGCATCAACCAATCCCCATGATAAAAACTTCTGTGAATAATGAAATCCCTCATGAAGCCGGAAATAGGAAAGAACATTCATAACCACTCATTATATGTGCAATATTCAAAGTGGAGCGTACCTCTTTGTAATCTGTGACAACAAAATGGCTCCCACAGAAGAAAACTGCAGAAAACATAAGCAGGGTGGAAAGGAGACATGAACGAAAGAATAACTTCCTTCTTTTATGGTCCTTCTGAGAAATCTGAACCCAAGGGCAAAGAAGAACCCAATAGCTAATGAGAAAACATATGAAGGAGAAAATGAAAGCCTTAAATCATTCTTTGTTACAGAAAGGACTTACAGAAATGGTggtcttcttcatcttcaataaGACTAACTAGCTCGTTAAATCTCTATGAATTAAAGAGAATGGTGCGGATTAGAGTAGAAACTAATCATATGTTTGTGAATTGAGAATCGAGAATCGAGAATGAGGTTTGTCAACGAATGATCTTAAAAGCAGTGCAGAAAGTGGAGTGGTCTACGTTACTTGGTACTACCAAAAGAGTTTGGTTATAAACAACTAAGAAATTCCTTAGCGGGCGGCCACAGGCAAAACTGTTGCCACGTGCCGCTAATGAACGCCCGTAATTTTACGCGCCAAGAAGCGGGAAGAGTGTGGACCATTGAGCAGTTTAAGAAGGCCAGGCCCAAAATTTATTTTAcggaattgaaaaaaaaagaagagaaaatgatcatttatccaCTTTATACTAAAATACTTTCTGCACACCCAATCAACTTTATTTTAtctagggctgggcatttaagcccgaaaacccgtAAACCCGGACCGAACAgtcaaagcccgacccgaacgggccgggcctaatttttttttttaaccaaacgGTTCGGGCCCGGGCCTTGATCTTCAGAcaaacggttcgggccgggccttgtaTTTCAAAGCTGTCAAAGCCCGTCAGGCCCGTCATATATTAAAGAGGACAGATGTTCATGTAGTATTGGTCCTCATATAAGCCTCAAAATTTTTATAATAGGATCATACACACAGGATTGCATTCTCACTCAAATACCTAATAACCTAAACCTAATCCTCATTCCTCACTCCTCAGCCTTCATTTCCTTCGTGTAGCCCGATCTGAACCAAATAGCAATAAGAGGCGGCCGCCTCCTTCTCCTCCGCTGAGACGCTCAGACCCCCGCCGCTGAGACGcccgctgctgctgctgctgctctctctctctctctctctctctctctctctctctctctctctctctctctctctctctctctctctcttcctactTCACCTGCGGAGCTGTAGGCCAGAGAGCCGGCCGCCTCCTTCACCGG
Coding sequences:
- the LOC112169034 gene encoding uncharacterized protein LOC112169034 isoform X3; the encoded protein is MKKTTISISQKDHKRRKLFFRSCLLSTLLMFSAVFFCGSHFVVTDYKEAQCRPEGIEALPKGIVSKTSDFVMQPLWGPRTQKKPKSSTNLLAIAVGIKQKDCVNKIVKKFLSSDFVVMLFHYDGNVNDWRDLEWSGRAIHVSAMNQTKWWYAKRFLHPDIVSEYAFIFLWDEDLGIENFNVGRYLSIIRKEGLEISQPGLDPDNSEVHHDFTARDKRSEIHRKINKTIGGGRRCNENSTDPPCTGFVEMMAPVFSRASWRCVWHMIQNDLVHAWGLDFQLGYCAKGDRTQNIGIVDSEYIVHYGLPTLGGSAANKTNAEEQDQAAKNMSTSKQLAPSKSSPSDPRTEVRKLSFVELEIFKSRWKKAIREDNCWVDPYQKPPQQSK
- the LOC112169034 gene encoding uncharacterized protein LOC112169034 isoform X2; amino-acid sequence: MKKTTISISQKDHKRRKLFFRSCLLSTLLMFSAVFFCGSHFVVTDYKEKFLSWGLVDAMHNAISKNCEAQCRPEGIEALPKGIVSKTSDFVMQPLWGPRTQKKPKSSTNLLAIAVGIKQKDCVNKIVKKFLSSDFVVMLFHYDGNVNDWRDLEWSGRAIHVSAMNQTKWWYAKRFLHPDIVSEYAFIFLWDEDLGIENFNVGRYLSIIRKEGLEISQPGLDPDNSEVHHDFTARDKRSEIHRKINKTIGGGRRCNENSTDPPCTGFVEMMAPVFSRASWRCVWHMIQNDLVHAWGLDFQLGYCAKGDRTQNIGIVDSEYIVHYGLPTLGGSAANKTNAEEQDQAAKNMSTSKQLSSPSDPRTEVRKLSFVELEIFKSRWKKAIREDNCWVDPYQKPPQQSK
- the LOC112169034 gene encoding uncharacterized protein LOC112169034 isoform X1, encoding MKKTTISISQKDHKRRKLFFRSCLLSTLLMFSAVFFCGSHFVVTDYKEKFLSWGLVDAMHNAISKNCEAQCRPEGIEALPKGIVSKTSDFVMQPLWGPRTQKKPKSSTNLLAIAVGIKQKDCVNKIVKKFLSSDFVVMLFHYDGNVNDWRDLEWSGRAIHVSAMNQTKWWYAKRFLHPDIVSEYAFIFLWDEDLGIENFNVGRYLSIIRKEGLEISQPGLDPDNSEVHHDFTARDKRSEIHRKINKTIGGGRRCNENSTDPPCTGFVEMMAPVFSRASWRCVWHMIQNDLVHAWGLDFQLGYCAKGDRTQNIGIVDSEYIVHYGLPTLGGSAANKTNAEEQDQAAKNMSTSKQLAPSKSSPSDPRTEVRKLSFVELEIFKSRWKKAIREDNCWVDPYQKPPQQSK
- the LOC112169033 gene encoding uncharacterized hydrolase YNR064C, which codes for MATQAKTPSLCYTHKPQFFLHNPIPASISLFGNGKGQKKPLNLSCSSNGDDDYYIDADYQVGDGFSFSGGKYSDGPSPSDEWFKQGKIVKAYTSLGSGEKAKDPIFGLAMGADSQAAADVFRWFCVESGSADNPSVILIHGLPSQAYSYRKVLPILSKAYHAIAFDWLGFGFSDKPQPKYGFDYTLNEYVTSLESFINEVAVGKVSLVVQGYFAPAAVKYASTHQEKIDNIILLNPPLTEKHANLPSTLSIFSNFLLGEIFSQDPLRASDKTLTSCGPYQMKEDDAMVYRNPYLTSGASGFALNAISRDMKKELKKYVEEMRTMLTDENWKVPTTICWGKRDRWLTYDGVEDFCKDSKHKLIEIPMAGHHVQEDRGEELGQIIYEIIRKRRFGL